From a region of the Dictyostelium discoideum AX4 chromosome 2 chromosome, whole genome shotgun sequence genome:
- a CDS encoding HPP family protein produces the protein MNEIEVDNLSHTNKNVATDNINNNNNDIELETIPNDSNNSNNNNNNNNNNNNNNNNNNNNNNNSNSNDIELETEPNNSNNNNNNNNNNNNNNNNNNNNNNNNNNNNNNKNENNNKIKNEKINILLSIKLYFIQYFKKWKGGEKSPVRADLEEIGWSWLSSFIGILVLALLHYRVTVEKETIFLLGSFAASAVLIFGAPKSPLAQPRNLVLGHIVSATVGSIIRVALVYTNAQTEVACALAVSLAIVGMHFTKSIHPPGGATALICVMSAEQRWRGFYYIFVPVASGSLTMLLTALIVNNFARKRKYPVFWW, from the coding sequence aTGAACGAAATAGAAGTTGATAATTTATCTCATACCAATAAAAATGTTGCAactgataatattaataataacaataatgataTAGAATTAGAAACAATACCAAacgatagtaataatagtaataataataataataataataataataataataataataataataataataataataataataataatagtaatagtaacgATATAGAATTAGAAACAGAAcctaataatagtaataataataataataataataataataataataataataataataataataataataataataataataataataataataataataataaaaatgaaaataataataaaattaaaaatgaaaaaataaatatattattatcaattaagttatattttattcaatATTTTAAGAAATGGAAAGGTGGAGAGAAATCACCAGTTAGAGCAGATCTTGAAGAGATTGGATGGTCATGGTTATCTTCATTTATTGGTATATTGGTATTAGCATTATTACATTATAGGGTAACTGTTGAAAAAGAGACTATATTTTTACTAGGTTCATTTGCAGCATCTGCtgtattaatttttggtGCTCCAAAATCACCATTAGCTCAACCAAGAAATTTAGTACTTGGACATATAGTATCAGCAACTGTTGGTTCAATCATTAGAGTTGCATTGGTTTATACAAATGCTCAAACTGAAGTAGCATGTGCTTTAGCGGTCAGTTTAGCAATTGTCGGAATGCATTTCACAAAATCAATACATCCACCTGGTGGTGCCACTGCCTTGATTTGTGTTATGAGTGCCGAGCAACGTTGGAGaggtttttattatatattcgTACCTGTGGCATCAGGTTCTTTAACAATGTTATTAACTGCattaattgttaataattttgcaagaaaaagaaagtatCCTGTATTTTGGTggtaa
- the aslI-1 gene encoding hypothetical protein, translating to MFKLSNPFNYLNDFNYANSYPEAFWDEVAKKNVFWDKMYDKVYSGDEMYPDWFKGGELNTCYNVLDIQVQNPLKRDQDALIYECPYLKKTIKLTYYQLYEKVCEFSRVLLNLNISKNDNVLIYMANTLEPLIAMLSCARIGATHCVLFDGYSVKSLIDRIETITPKLIITTNYGIFNDEIITFTPNLKDAIELSTFKPSNVITLFRNDITSESDLKKVKDIPTIPNTLSWYDEIKKFKENNQSPFYEYVPVESSHPLYIIYSSGTTGNAKAVVRSNGPNLVCMNYFDRYISEKYECTTLLTTSSVGWVSFHGFLYGMLSFGSTFVMYEGGIIKNKHIEVDFWNTIEKHKATHTLSLANTIRYFIKTDPEGTIIRSKYDLSNLKEIWVGGEVIEESIPEYIEKKLKIKPTRGYGQTEIGIAYLYCFDHINIPYYATGLPSIFIRPSIFSDDGKELGVNEIGEIAFKLPMPPSFATTLYKNDEKFKQLFSKFPGYYNPGDLGFKDENGFYTIVSRSDDQIKISGNKVQLNTIETSILKHPLVLECCSIGINDPTCYSVPIALLVLKQLQQQDQSIQQIDLNKLQNEINYIIKQDIESLAVLRKIVIVNQLPKTKTGKIPRPIISKFLNDSNFQLPDNVNNVEIFYEIKELYMKN from the exons ATGTTTAAACTTAGTAAtccttttaattatttaaatgattttaattatgCAAATTCTTATCCTGAGGCTTTTTGGGATGAAGTTGCAAAAAAGAATGTTTTTTG gGATAAAATGTATGATAAAGTTTATAGTGGTGATGAAATGTATCCAGATTGGTTTAAAGGTGGTGAATTAAATACATGTTATAATGTTTTAGATATTCAAGTTCAAAATCCATTAAAAAGAGATCAAGACGCTTTAATTTATGAATGTccatatttaaagaaaactataaaattaacatattatcaattatatgAAAAAGTATGTGAATTTTCAAGagtacttttaaatttaaatatttcaaaaaatgataatgttttaatttatatggCAAATACTTTAGAACCATTAATTGCAATGTTATCATGTGCTCGTATTGGTGCAACTCATTGTGTATTATTCGATGGTTATTCAGTTAAAAGTTTAATAGATAGAATTGAAACAATTacaccaaaattaataattacaacAAACTATGgtatttttaatgatgaaattattacatttacaccaaatttaaaagatgcaattgaattatcaacttttaaaCCAAGTAATGTAATTACTTTATTTAGAAATGATATTACAAGCGAATCAGATTTAAAGAAAGTAAAAGATATACCAACGATACCAAATACATTAAGTTGgtatgatgaaattaaaaaattcaaggaaaataatcaatcaccATTTTATGAATATGTTCCAGTAGAATCAAGTCATCCactatatattatttattcaagTGGTACAACTGGTAATGCTAAAGCAGTTGTAAGAAGTAATGGTCCAAATTTAGTTTGTATGAATTACTTTGACAGATATATTTCAGAAAAATATGAATGTACAACATTATTGACAACTTCAAGTGTCGGATGGGTATCATTTCATGGTTTCCTATATGGTATGTTGTCATTTGGATCTACATTTGTAATGTATGAAGGtggtattattaaaaacaaacaTATTGAAGTTGACTTTTGGAATACCATTGAAAAACATAAAGCGACACATACATTATCATTGGCAAACACTATTAGATACTTTATTAAAACTGATCCTGAAGGAACAATTATACGTTCAAAGtatgatttatcaaatttaaaagaaatatggGTCGGAGGTGAAGTAATTGAAGAATCAATCCCAGAATACAttgaaaaaaagttaaaaataaaaccaacaAGGGGATATGGTCAAACTGAAATTGGTATAGcttatttatattgttttgaTCATATTAATATCCCATACTACGCAACTGGTTTACCATCAATTTTCATTAGACCATCAATATTTTCAGACGATGGTAAAGAATTAGGTGTTAACGAAATTGGTGAAATCGcatttaaattaccaatgCCACCAAGTTTTGCAACTacattatataaaaatgatgaaaagtttaaacaattattttcaaaatttccAGGTTACTACAATCCTGGTGATTTAGGttttaaagatgaaaatggATTCTATACAATTGTTTCAAGATCAGatgatcaaattaaaatcagTGGTAATAAAGTTCAATTAAATACAATTGAAACATCAATACTAAAACATCCATTAGTTTTAGAATGTTGTTCAATTGGTATTAACGATCCAACTTGTTATAGTGTACCAATAGCCTTATTGGTTTTaaaacaactacaacaacaagatcaatcaattcaacaaattgatttaaataaattacaaaatgaaataaattatataattaaacaaGATATTGAATCATTAGCGGTCTTAAGAAAAATTGTAATCGTTAATCAATtaccaaaaacaaaaactggTAAAATTCCAAGACCAATTATATCAAAGTTTTTAAATGACTCGAATTTTCAATTACCTGATAATGTCAATAACGTTGAAATATTTTATGAAATCAAAGAATTatatatgaaaaattaa
- the aslG-1 gene encoding hypothetical protein, with translation MYKFNYENDIDFANNQPIEFWDEVAKDLVHWDKMYEKVYSDDEIYPDWFKGGELNTCYNVLDIHIKNPETRDQDALIYECPYLKKTVKLTYYQLYEKVCEFSRVLLNLNISKNDNVLIYMSNTLEPLIAMLSCARIGATHCVLFDGYSVKSLIDRIETITPKLIITTNYGIFNDEIINFIPNLKESIELSTFKPSNVITLFRNDITSESDLKKVNDIPTIPNTLSWYDEIKKFKENNQLPFYEYVPVESSHPLYILYTSGTTGNSKGAVRSNGPHLVGIKYQTLIQKGKTKVVFYHTSVGWISIHNAFNGLLSLGYTLVMFEGGLTKTKHMEDDIWEVIERNKVTCASIMAKAIRYLIKVDPECKNLHSKYDLSNLKEIIVGGEPIEESIPNYIQEKLKVKSIRVYGQTETGACYFYCYDYKNLKIPINTSGFPFSSLKAMIFSDDGKELGVNEIGELVFKLPLPPSFATTFYKNDEKFKQLFTKFPGYYNPGDLGFKDENNCYGVVSRSDDQIKISGNKVQLNKIETSILKHPLVLECCSIGIYNPDCYNVPIAFLVLKQQEDQSIQQIDLNKLQSEINIIISKDIENFAILRKTLIVTQIPKTKAGKIQRQIISKYLNDINYELPDNVCDVEIFYKIKDLYNNVK, from the exons ATGTATAAGTTTaattatgaaaatgatattgattttgCAAATAACCAACCAATAGAATTTTGGGATGAAGTTGCAAAGGATTTAGTTCAttg ggaTAAAATGTATGAAAAAGTTTatagtgatgatgaaataTATCCAGATTGGTTTAAAGGTGGTGAATTAAATACATGTTATAATGTTTTAGAtattcatattaaaaatccAGAAACAAGAGATCAAGATGCATTAATTTATGAATGTccatatttaaagaaaactGTAAAATTAacttattatcaattatatgAAAAAGTATGTGAATTTTCAAGagtacttttaaatttaaatatatcaaaaaatgataatgttttaatttatatgtCAAATACATTAGAACCATTAATTGCAATGTTATCATGTGCTCGTATTGGTGCAACTCATTGTGTGTTATTCGATGGTTATTCAGTTAAAAGTTTAATAGATAGAATTGAAACAATTacaccaaaattaataattacaacaaattatggtatttttaatgatgaaattattaatttcataccaaatttaaaagaatcaattgaattatcaacttttaaaCCAAGTAATGTAATTACTTTATTTAGAAATGATATTACAAGCGAATCAGATTTAAAGAAAGTAAATGATATACCAACGATACCAAATACATTAAGTTGgtatgatgaaattaaaaaattcaaagaaaataatcaattaccaTTTTATGAATATGTACCAGTAGAATCAAGTCATCCATTATATATACTATATACAAGTGGTACAACTGGTAATTCTAAAGGGGCTGTTAGAAGTAATGGTCCACATTTAGTTGGTATTAAATATCAAACATTGATACAAAAGGGTAAAACAAAAGTAGTATTTTATCATACAAGTGTTGGGTGGATATCAATTCATAATGCTTTTAATGGTTTATTATCACTTGGATATACATTGGTTATGTTTGAAGGTGGGCTTACTAAAACAAAACATATGGAAGATGATATTTGGGAAGTTATTGAAAGAAATAAAGTAACTTGTGCATCCATAATGGCTAAAGCAATTAGATACTTAATTAAAGTTGATCCTGAATGTAAAAATTTACATTCAAAGtatgatttatcaaatttaaaagaaataatagtTGGTGGAGAACCAATTGAAGAATCAATTCCAAATTATATtcaagagaaattaaaagtaaagTCAATTCGTGTATACGGTCAAACTGAAACTGGAGcatgttatttttattgttatgattataaaaatttaaaaattcctATTAACACAAGTGGCTTTccattttcatctttaaaaGCAATGATTTTTTCAGATGATGGCAAAGAATTAGGTGTTAATGAAATTGGAGAGCttgtatttaaattaccattaccaccaagTTTTGCAActacattttataaaaatgatgaaaagtttaaacaattatttacaaaattccCAGGTTACTATAACCCTGGTGATTTAGGatttaaagatgaaaataattgttaTGGTGTTGTTTCAAGATCAGatgatcaaattaaaatcagTGGTAATAaagttcaattaaataaaattgaaacatcaattttaaaacatccATTAGTTTTAGAATGTTGTTCAATAGGTATTTATAATCCAGATTGTTATAATGTACCAATAgcttttttagttttaaaacaacaagaagatcaatcaattcaacaaattgatttaaataaattacaatctgaaattaatataatcatTTCAAAAGATATAGAAAATTTTGCAATTTTAAGAAAAACTTTAATAGTTACACAAATACCGAAAACCAAAGCTGGTAAAATTCAAAGACAAATCAtttctaaatatttaaatgatataaatTATGAATTACCAGATAATGTTTGTGATGTTGAAatcttttataaaatcaaggatttatataataatgttaaatag
- the aslO-1 gene encoding hypothetical protein gives MNRLSEPFNYDKDFSFSNNQPIEFWDEVAKNFVHWDRMYDKVYSGDEIYPDWFKGGELNTCYNVLDIHIKNPAKRDQDALIYECPFLKKTIKLTYYQLYEKVCEFSRALLNLNVSKNDNVIIYMANTVEAPIAMLSCARIGATYCTLFDGYSVKSLIDRIETITPKLIITTNYGISNDEIITFTPNLKEAIEQSNFKPNHIIIHNRDDGDYNANLTLKTIIETIPTIPNTLSWYDEIKKFKENNQSPFYDYIPVDSSHPLYILYTSGTTGNAKAVVRSNGPHLVGVKYTCRCMFLNDEVNNNNTNSDLIKFFSHSSIGWVTFHGFLYSLLSTGNIFIMFEGGICELNQIKYQLWKVIEKHKVNKFFIGPKSIRLLIKDDPNAEFILSNYNLSSLNTILVGADVVEKSVANYIENKLKKSASNIYGQTETGNIYLFDFKKSNRSNVSSNSNSSGSGSGSGSGSGSGSGSGSGSGCGSGSGSGSGSGSGSGSSSGRGNIMVIGQPTPSLKSFILSEEEEEEVCYNNSDVGGGNSVCSGSSSGSDSGTSSGKKSLNKNEIGELVFKLPLPPGFALTFYKNNEQFKKLFKTNLLNMEKGYYYFSGDLAFKDQDNNFTIVSRSDDQIKIKSNKVQLNTIEISVLKHPLVLECCCIGIKDVEFLTVPIGILILNNQNNQNNQNNQNNQNNNPIELKELEKEINMIISNDIDNHQY, from the exons atgaatagatTAAGTGAACCATTTAATTATGACAAAGACTTCAGCTTTTCAAATAACCAACCAATAGAATTTTGGGATGAAGTTGCTAAGAATTTCGTTCATTG ggataGAATGTATGATAAAGTTTATAGTGGTGATGAAATTTATCCAGATTGGTTTAAAGGTGGTGAATTAAATACATGTTATAACGTTTTAGAtattcatattaaaaatccTGCAAAAAGAGATCAAGATGCATTAATTTATGAATGtccatttttaaagaaaacaaTTAAACTAACATACTATCAATTATATGAAAAAGTATGTGAATTTTCAAGAgcacttttaaatttaaatgtttcaaaaaatgataacgttataatttatatggCAAATACAGTTGAAGCACCAATTGCAATGTTATCATGTGCTCGTATTGGTGCAACTTATTGTACATTATTTGATGGTTATTCAGTTAAAAGTTTAATAGATCGAATTGAAACAATTACACCAAAATTGATTATCACAACAAATTATGGtatttcaaatgatgaaattattacatttacaccaaatttaaaagaagcaattgaacaatcaaattttaaaccaaATCATATAATTATACATAATAGAGATGATGGTGATTATAATGCAAATTTAactttaaaaacaataattgaaACAATACCAACGATACCAAATACATTAAGTTGgtatgatgaaattaaaaaattcaaagaaaataatcaatcaccATTTTATGATTATATACCAGTAGATTCAAGTCATCCATTATATATTCTATATACAAGTGGTACAACTGGTAACGCTAAAGCAGTTGTAAGAAGTAATGGTCCACATTTAGTTGGTGTTAAATATACATGTAGATGTAtgtttttaaatgatgaagttaataataataatactaattcagatttaattaaattcttttcacATTCAAGTATTGGTTGGGTAACATTTCATGGTTTTctatattcattattatcaacagggaatatttttataatgttTGAAGGTGGAATTTgtgaattaaatcaaatcaagTATCAACTTTGGAAAGTTATTGAAAAACATAAggtaaacaaattttttattggtcCTAAATCAATTAGacttttaattaaagatgaCCCAAATGCAGAGtttatattatcaaattataatttatcaagTTTAAATACAATTTTAGTTGGTGCTGATGTAGTTGAAAAATCAGTTGCAAATTATATtgaaaacaaattaaaaaaatctgcTTCAAATATATATGGTCAAACTGAAACTggtaatatatatttatttgattttaaaaaatcaaacagATCCAATGTTAGCAGTAATAGTAacagtagtggtagtggtagtggtagtggtagtggtagtggtagtggtagtggtagtggtagtggtagtggttgtggtagtggtagtggtagtggtagtggtagtggtagtggtagtggtagtagtagtggtagagGTAATATAATGGTAATTGGTCAGCCAACTCcttctttaaaatcattcATACTCtctgaagaagaagaagaggaagtttgttataataatagtgatgttggtggtggtaatagtgtttgtagtggtagtagtagtggtagtgataGTGGTACGAGTAGTggtaaaaaatcattaaataaaaatgaaattggagAGTTGGTATTTAAATTACCTTTACCACCTGGATTTGCATTAaccttttataaaaataatgaacaatttaaaaaattattcaaaacaaatttattgAATATGGAAAaaggttattattatttttcaggTGATTTGGCATTTAAAGAccaagataataattttacaatcGTTTCAAGATCAGAtgatcaaataaaaattaaatcaaataaagtacaattaaatacaattgaaatttcagTTTTAAAACATCCATTGGTTTTAGAATGTTGTTGTATTGGTATTAAAGATGTAGAATTCTTGACTGTACCAATTGGTAttctaatattaaataatcaaaataatcaaaataatcaaaataatcaaaataatcaaaataataatccaattgaattaaaagaattagaaaaagaaataaatatgataatttcaaatgatattgataatcATCAATATTAA
- the aslC-1 gene encoding hypothetical protein: MYRLSEPFDYLNDKTYANNEPEAFWDEVAKKLIKWDKMYDKVYSGDEMYPDWFKGGELNTCYNVLDRQVQNPLKRDQDALIYECPYLKKTVKLTYYQLYEKVCEFSRVLLNLNISKNDNVLIYMANTLEPLIAMLSCARIGATHCTIFDGYSVKSLIDRIETITPKLIITTNYGILNDEIITFTPNLKDAIEQSTFKPSNVITLFRNDITSESDLKKVKDIPTIPNTLSWYDEIKKFKENNQSPFYEYVPVESSHPLYIIYTSGTTGNSKAVVRSNGSHMVCLNYFNRYISENNQSTTLLTTSSVGWVSFHGFLYGMLSFGSTFVMYEGGIIKNKHIEVDLWNTIEKHKVTHALSLASAIRYLIKTDPEGTILRSKYDLSNLKEIWIGGEPIEESISEYIEQKLKIKSTRGYGQTEIGITYLYCFGHINIPYYATGLPSIFIRPSIFSDDGKELGVNEIGEIAFKLPMPPSFATTFYKNDEKFKQLFSKFPGYYNPGDLGFKDENGFYTIVSRSDDQIKISGNKVQLNTIETSILKHPSVLECCSIGINDPTCYSVPIALLVLKQQQQQQQDQSTRQIDLNKLHSEINNIITQDIASLAVLRKIVIVNQLPKTKTGKIPRPIISKFLNDSNFLLPDNISNVEIFYEIKELYTKIN, translated from the exons ATGTATAGACTAAGCGAAccatttgattatttaaatgataaaacttATGCAAATAATGAGCCAGAAGCTTTTTGGGATGAAGTtgcaaagaaattaattaaatg ggaTAAAATGTATGATAAAGTTTATAGTGGTGATGAAATGTATCCAGATTGGTTTAAAGGTGGTGAATTAAATACATGTTATAATGTTTTAGATAGACAAGTTCAAAATCCATTAAAAAGAGATCAAGATGCTTTAATTTATGAATGTccatatttaaagaaaactGTTAAATTAacatattatcaattatatgAAAAAGTATGTGAATTTTCAAGagtacttttaaatttaaatatttcaaaaaatgataatgttttaatttatatggCAAATACATTGGAGCCTTTAATTGCAATGTTATCATGTGCTCGTATTGGTGCAACTCATTGCACAATATTCGATGGTTATTCGGTTAAAAGTTTAATAGATAGAATTGAAACAATTacaccaaaattaataattacaacAAACTATGGTatattaaatgatgaaatcATTACATTtacaccaaatttaaaagatgcAATTGAACAATCAACTTTTAAACCAAGTAATGTAATTACTTTATTTAGAAATGATATTACAAGCGAATCAGATTTAAAGAAAGTAAAAGATATACCAACGATACCAAATACATTAAGTTGgtatgatgaaattaaaaaattcaaggaaaataatcaatcaccATTTTATGAATATGTTCCAGTAGAATCAAGTCATCCATTATACATAATATATACAAGTGGTACAACTGGAAATTCTAAAGCAGTTGTAAGAAGTAATGGTTCACATATGGTTTGTTTGAATTACTTTAACCGATATATTTCagaaaataatcaaagtACAACATTATTGACAACTTCAAGTGTTGGATGGGTATCATTTCATGGTTTCCTATATGGTATGTTGTCATTTGGATCTACATTTGTAATGTATGAAGGtggtattataaaaaataaacatattGAAGTTGACCTTTGGAATACCATTGAAAAACATAAAGTAACACATGCATTATCATTGGCAAGCGCTATTAGATACCTTATTAAAACTGATCCTGAAGGAACAATCCTTCGTTCAAAGtatgatttatcaaatttaaaagaaatatggATTGGTGGTGAACCAATTGAAGAATCAATTTCAGAATACATTGAacaaaagttaaaaataaaatcaacaaGGGGATATGGTCAAACTGAAATTGGTATAActtatttatattgttttggTCATATTAATATCCCATACTACGCAACTGGTTTACCATCAATTTTCATTAGACCATCAATATTTTCAGACGATGGTAAAGAATTAGGTGTTAACGAAATTGGTGAAATCGCATTCAAATTACCAATGCCACCAAGTTTTGCAActacattttataaaaatgatgaaaagtttaaacaattattttcaaaatttccAGGTTACTACAATCCTGGTGATTTAGGttttaaagatgaaaatggATTTTATACAATTGTTTCAAGATCAGatgatcaaattaaaatcagTGGTAATAAAGTTCAATTAAATACAATTGAAACATCAATACTAAAACATCCATCAGTTTTAGAATGTTGTTCAATTGGTATTAACGATCCAACTTGTTATAGTGTACCAATAGCcttattagttttaaaacaacaacaacaacagcaacaagaTCAGTCAACTCGACaaatagatttaaataaattacactctgaaattaataatatcattacACAAGATATTGCATCATTAGCAGTCTTAAgaaaaattgtaattgttaatcaattaccaaaaacaaaaactggTAAAATTCCAAGACCAATTATATCaaagtttttaaatgattcaaattttCTATTACCCGATAACATCAGTAATGTTGAAATATTTTATGAAATCAAAGAATTATATACGAAAATTAATTAG